Proteins co-encoded in one Flavobacterium sp. M31R6 genomic window:
- a CDS encoding arginase, whose protein sequence is MQKVIKIIKNRSDIGAGTRGSDMGIDAIEIAAINKNSDYFNEYEFEDVKTHNESIYDKYRSSVAKRIEHVVEQCTRVNKTVKKSLTNNCFPIVLSGDHSSALGTISGIKAAYPEQTVGVIWIDAHADLHSPYTTPSGNIHGMPLAAVLGDDNLDCQVNDVAKDTQEHWDEMKNIGIDGPKVLAENLIYFGVRDTEEAEDKQIEKLHIRNYKVDEVRYRGLEICVGEALAKLAHCDVLYISFDVDSMDCDLISFGTGTPVSRGFDQYEIIDIINKIIESKKVVCIEVVEVNPLLDTKGNKMAETAFQVLEAITATLVLPIE, encoded by the coding sequence CTGATATGGGGATTGATGCAATAGAGATTGCGGCGATAAACAAAAACAGTGATTATTTTAATGAATATGAATTTGAAGATGTAAAAACGCATAACGAATCCATCTATGATAAATACCGTAGTTCTGTTGCCAAAAGGATTGAACATGTTGTTGAACAATGCACTAGGGTTAATAAAACAGTAAAAAAGAGCTTGACCAATAATTGTTTCCCTATAGTTTTATCTGGAGATCATTCTTCGGCTTTGGGAACCATTAGTGGTATAAAAGCTGCTTATCCAGAGCAAACAGTTGGTGTTATATGGATTGATGCACATGCCGATTTGCATTCGCCATACACAACACCATCTGGGAATATTCATGGAATGCCATTGGCTGCCGTGCTTGGTGACGATAATTTAGACTGTCAAGTCAATGACGTAGCCAAAGATACCCAAGAACATTGGGACGAAATGAAAAATATTGGTATTGATGGTCCAAAAGTATTGGCTGAAAATTTAATTTATTTTGGTGTTCGCGATACTGAGGAAGCAGAAGATAAGCAAATCGAAAAACTGCATATTCGAAACTATAAAGTAGATGAGGTTCGTTATAGAGGATTAGAGATCTGTGTTGGTGAAGCTTTGGCTAAATTGGCTCACTGCGACGTATTGTATATTTCATTTGATGTAGATTCGATGGATTGTGATTTGATTTCGTTTGGGACAGGAACTCCTGTTTCAAGAGGATTTGATCAATATGAGATTATTGACATTATCAACAAAATTATTGAATCTAAGAAAGTAGTTTGTATTGAAGTAGTTGAGGTAAATCCGCTTTTGGATACTAAAGGTAACAAAATGGCCGAAACCGCTTTTCAGGTTTTGGAAGCGATAACAGCTACTCTTGTTTTGCCTATTGAATAA
- the cobA gene encoding uroporphyrinogen-III C-methyltransferase, with product MIQINKPKLTIVGAGPGDVELITLKAIKALEEADVVLYDALVNEELLQYAKHAEIIFVGKRFGCHAYSQDQINDLIVSMAKKYGHVVRLKGGDPFVFGRGSEEIDFALQFGIETAIVPGISSALGVPASNGISLTQRKVAESFWVITGTTSDHKLSKDVALASQSSATVVILMGMNKLNEIVALYQNNRTDDLPVAIIQNGTQKSQKKVIGTISTIEGLVKKNEIASPAIIVIGEVVKNASALTSYVKAEMLSDAFLEEEFILQNLNVFE from the coding sequence ATGATACAAATAAATAAGCCAAAGTTAACAATAGTAGGAGCTGGACCAGGTGATGTTGAATTGATTACCCTTAAAGCGATAAAAGCATTAGAAGAAGCTGATGTTGTTTTGTATGATGCCTTGGTCAATGAAGAGTTATTGCAGTATGCCAAACATGCTGAAATTATATTCGTGGGAAAACGTTTTGGTTGTCATGCGTACAGCCAAGATCAAATTAACGATCTGATTGTGTCAATGGCCAAAAAGTATGGTCATGTGGTTCGCTTAAAAGGGGGAGACCCTTTTGTTTTTGGAAGAGGAAGCGAAGAAATAGATTTTGCTTTGCAATTTGGTATTGAAACTGCCATTGTTCCTGGAATATCATCTGCATTGGGTGTACCGGCTTCCAACGGAATTAGTTTGACACAAAGAAAGGTAGCTGAAAGTTTTTGGGTAATTACCGGAACAACTTCTGATCATAAATTGTCTAAAGATGTTGCCTTGGCTTCACAATCTTCTGCTACTGTTGTTATATTGATGGGAATGAATAAACTGAATGAAATTGTTGCTTTGTACCAAAACAATAGAACAGACGATTTGCCAGTTGCGATTATTCAAAACGGAACCCAAAAATCTCAAAAGAAAGTTATAGGGACAATCAGTACTATTGAAGGCTTAGTTAAAAAGAACGAAATTGCTTCACCGGCGATTATTGTAATAGGAGAAGTGGTTAAAAATGCTTCGGCGTTGACTTCGTATGTGAAAGCAGAAATGCTTTCGGATGCATTTTTGGAAGAAGAATTTATTTTACAAAATTTAAATGTTTTCGAATGA
- a CDS encoding MoaD/ThiS family protein: MIVIKYFGALVERTRCRGEKIDFSDLPLSKLLIELEMKYQLGQFPFSVAVNQKIIDKVNNQILKNNDIVALLPPFVGT, translated from the coding sequence ATGATTGTAATAAAGTATTTTGGTGCTTTGGTAGAACGTACCAGATGCCGTGGTGAAAAAATAGATTTTTCGGATTTGCCGTTAAGTAAATTATTAATCGAATTGGAAATGAAATACCAACTTGGACAATTTCCTTTTAGTGTGGCAGTAAATCAAAAAATAATAGATAAAGTCAACAATCAAATTCTGAAAAATAATGATATTGTGGCTTTATTGCCTCCTTTTGTTGGAACATAA
- a CDS encoding M20/M25/M40 family metallo-hydrolase: MRKIIVSGFVLSLCISAHGQSIDKIITSSEVTRIEKVLAADDMQGRRTFTPGIDKASAFIESEFKKAGLQTFMGAANFRQEFAMTESKAIASKIIIDGKEIDNSKAVTFSYQPQVSLTEKSDITVVRINKGDNLGQKFNEYYNGTKSYLVLVDASFDKVLPNIQHIDRIKANPENNTVLFVFGVPEATTFSIELSNTISKKMLNNVVGVLPGKSKPDEYVIFSGHYDHLGIGSPEEGAPHTVTDSIYNGANDDAAGSTAVIMLANYFKKQNNNERTIIFTTFVAEELGGFGSKYFSKQLNADKVIAMFNLEMIGTESKWGKNSAYITGFEKSNMGEILQKNLAGTAFKFYPDPYPQEQLFYRSDNATLAKLGVPAHTISTSKMDSEPNYHTADDEIETLDIANMTEIIKAIALSSSSIISGKDTPTRVDSSQLK; the protein is encoded by the coding sequence ATGAGAAAAATTATTGTAAGCGGATTTGTTTTGAGTCTGTGTATTAGTGCGCATGGACAATCGATTGATAAAATTATTACTTCCAGCGAAGTGACGCGAATTGAGAAAGTACTTGCTGCGGATGATATGCAGGGGAGAAGAACTTTTACTCCCGGTATTGATAAAGCATCGGCTTTTATTGAATCTGAATTTAAAAAAGCAGGATTGCAAACCTTTATGGGAGCAGCCAATTTTAGACAAGAGTTTGCTATGACGGAGTCTAAAGCAATTGCATCCAAAATAATCATTGATGGAAAAGAAATCGATAATTCAAAGGCCGTTACATTTTCATACCAACCCCAAGTTTCTTTAACGGAGAAAAGCGATATAACCGTTGTGAGAATTAACAAAGGAGATAATCTAGGTCAAAAATTTAATGAGTATTACAACGGAACCAAAAGTTATTTGGTACTGGTTGATGCTTCTTTTGACAAGGTGTTGCCAAATATTCAGCATATTGATAGAATTAAGGCTAATCCAGAAAATAATACGGTTTTGTTCGTTTTTGGAGTTCCAGAGGCGACTACTTTTTCAATCGAACTAAGCAATACTATCTCCAAAAAAATGCTGAATAATGTGGTTGGAGTATTGCCGGGGAAAAGCAAACCAGATGAATATGTTATCTTTTCGGGGCATTATGATCACCTTGGTATAGGTTCCCCAGAAGAAGGAGCTCCTCATACAGTAACCGATTCTATTTATAACGGTGCGAATGATGATGCTGCAGGAAGTACCGCAGTTATTATGCTTGCCAATTATTTCAAAAAACAGAATAACAACGAACGAACCATCATTTTTACAACATTTGTAGCTGAAGAATTGGGAGGTTTTGGATCTAAATATTTCTCGAAACAACTTAATGCCGATAAGGTGATTGCTATGTTTAATTTAGAGATGATTGGAACTGAGTCTAAATGGGGAAAGAATTCTGCTTATATTACTGGGTTTGAAAAATCGAATATGGGAGAAATTTTGCAAAAGAATTTGGCAGGTACAGCTTTTAAATTTTATCCAGATCCGTATCCGCAGGAGCAATTGTTTTATCGCTCAGACAATGCAACTTTGGCCAAATTGGGAGTTCCTGCACATACCATTTCGACTTCAAAAATGGATAGCGAGCCGAATTATCACACTGCCGATGATGAAATTGAAACATTGGACATCGCTAATATGACCGAAATAATTAAGGCTATTGCCCTAAGTTCATCATCAATTATTAGTGGAAAAGATACTCCAACAAGAGTTGACAGTTCTCAGTTGAAATAA
- a CDS encoding polysaccharide deacetylase family protein has protein sequence MKISLLSIILIVFFNSAHAQVNPEITKIGIPIEMLFPEGKSKALILSYDDGRSEDRRLVKLMNKYGLIGTFHLNSNKLGLTNYLNKAEIKELFTGHEVSVHSANHPNLTALSKIDIVYEIAEDRKELERLVNYPVRGMAYPFGNYNNFLIETIKGLGIEYARTVYDSYDFNIPEDFLQWRPTMHQFGKAYTEPNNPENDKRELEHFYQTINEFLQSKNLALMDVWGHSYEIGNDENKWNETEKFFKMISNNPSIYYAKQIDIVDYINAFNNLKISVNKSIVMNPSSLSVFFKKDGKTYSVLPGKTIVLSNE, from the coding sequence ATGAAAATATCCTTATTATCCATTATTCTAATTGTCTTCTTTAACTCAGCACACGCTCAAGTCAATCCTGAAATTACCAAAATCGGTATTCCAATAGAAATGCTTTTTCCGGAAGGAAAATCCAAAGCACTAATTTTGAGCTACGATGATGGACGCTCTGAAGACAGAAGATTGGTCAAACTAATGAACAAATATGGATTAATAGGGACATTTCATCTCAATTCAAATAAACTGGGACTTACTAATTACCTCAACAAAGCTGAGATAAAAGAGCTTTTTACTGGTCACGAAGTTTCGGTTCATTCGGCTAATCATCCAAATTTAACTGCCTTATCCAAAATTGATATCGTTTATGAAATTGCCGAGGACAGAAAAGAATTAGAACGATTAGTCAATTATCCCGTTAGAGGAATGGCATATCCCTTTGGGAACTATAATAACTTTTTAATTGAGACAATCAAAGGATTGGGAATTGAATATGCAAGAACGGTTTACGACTCTTATGATTTTAATATCCCAGAAGATTTCCTTCAATGGCGACCGACTATGCACCAATTTGGAAAAGCATACACGGAACCCAATAATCCTGAAAATGACAAAAGAGAATTGGAACATTTTTATCAAACCATAAATGAATTTCTTCAATCCAAAAATTTAGCATTAATGGATGTTTGGGGACACAGTTATGAAATTGGAAATGATGAAAATAAATGGAACGAAACTGAGAAATTCTTCAAAATGATTTCCAACAATCCAAGCATTTATTACGCAAAACAAATTGACATTGTCGATTACATCAATGCTTTCAACAATTTGAAAATTTCTGTAAACAAAAGCATTGTAATGAATCCAAGTTCATTGTCAGTCTTTTTTAAGAAAGATGGAAAAACCTATTCCGTTTTACCAGGAAAGACAATCGTTTTATCAAACGAATAA
- a CDS encoding MBL fold metallo-hydrolase, producing MRKQFGAKAKKSDIEKYSKSKYWNGKIFENLEVTKMNISIQTLPKLLYKQFCKKEAREPQKPLSIIPFDKELFIQPHQSMQSIWYGHSAILMRLDNKTILIDPMLGSNAAPIAPFAVQRFSQNTLDLIDEFPKIDLVLLSHDHYDHLDYDSIQKLKSKTKQFYVALGVKRHLVSWGIHEDTITEFDWWDENPFGGIQITFTPTRHFSGRGLADRAKSLWGGWALKTANENIWFSGDSGYGEHFKEIGTRLGPFDFAFMECGQYNENWHRIHMYPEESIQASIDANVKNMMPVHWAGFALAQHTWTEPVERFTQEATSKNRNYCLPKIGELFDTNHSQRPTWWVNLNK from the coding sequence ATGAGAAAGCAATTTGGTGCAAAAGCGAAAAAATCGGACATTGAAAAATATTCAAAATCAAAGTATTGGAATGGAAAAATCTTCGAGAATTTAGAAGTAACCAAAATGAATATCAGCATTCAGACCTTACCAAAGTTGTTATACAAACAATTTTGTAAAAAAGAAGCTAGAGAACCTCAGAAACCCTTATCTATTATTCCATTCGATAAAGAACTTTTTATTCAACCTCATCAATCTATGCAAAGCATTTGGTACGGTCATTCGGCAATACTGATGCGATTGGACAATAAAACAATTCTAATCGACCCTATGTTGGGGTCAAATGCTGCACCTATTGCCCCTTTTGCAGTTCAAAGATTTAGTCAAAATACATTAGACCTCATAGATGAATTTCCAAAAATAGATTTAGTATTACTCTCCCACGACCATTATGATCATTTGGATTATGACAGTATTCAAAAGCTCAAAAGCAAAACCAAACAATTTTATGTAGCATTGGGAGTCAAAAGACATTTGGTTTCTTGGGGAATTCACGAAGATACAATCACCGAATTCGATTGGTGGGACGAAAATCCATTCGGAGGAATCCAAATCACCTTCACTCCTACCCGACATTTTTCGGGCAGAGGATTAGCCGACAGAGCCAAATCACTTTGGGGTGGCTGGGCATTAAAAACTGCTAATGAAAACATTTGGTTCAGCGGTGATAGCGGTTATGGTGAACATTTCAAAGAAATAGGCACACGCTTAGGTCCATTTGATTTTGCTTTTATGGAATGTGGCCAATACAATGAAAATTGGCACCGAATTCATATGTATCCTGAGGAAAGTATACAAGCCTCAATAGACGCTAATGTAAAAAATATGATGCCGGTGCATTGGGCAGGTTTTGCCTTGGCTCAACACACTTGGACAGAACCGGTAGAACGTTTTACTCAAGAAGCAACTAGCAAAAACCGCAACTATTGTTTACCCAAAATAGGCGAATTATTCGATACTAACCATTCTCAAAGGCCTACTTGGTGGGTAAATCTAAATAAGTAA
- a CDS encoding SDR family NAD(P)-dependent oxidoreductase — protein MTKIALITGATSGIGKATAIKLAQDGYSLIVCGRRSEKLKELKNVLSTNVKIHSLIFDVRDRKEVELQINSLPAEWKNIDVLVNSAGNAHGLSSIQNGEIDDWDAMIDGNVKGLLYVSRAIIPQMLERKKGHIINLSSIAGKQTYANGAVYCASKKAVEAISEGMRLDLTEHGIKITNIAPGAVATEFSEVRFKGDKEKAQKVYEGYDPLLAEDIADFISYAVNAPDRVTIADVTIYSKAQSAPTMIYKK, from the coding sequence ATGACGAAAATTGCTTTAATAACAGGTGCAACTTCAGGAATAGGAAAAGCCACTGCGATTAAATTAGCCCAAGATGGATATAGCTTAATAGTGTGCGGACGACGTTCAGAGAAACTGAAAGAATTAAAAAATGTACTATCCACGAATGTGAAAATTCACAGCTTGATATTTGATGTTCGCGACAGAAAAGAAGTAGAACTTCAAATTAATTCCTTGCCTGCCGAATGGAAAAATATTGACGTACTGGTAAATAGTGCTGGTAATGCCCACGGACTTTCCTCAATTCAGAATGGGGAGATTGACGATTGGGATGCGATGATAGACGGAAACGTGAAAGGATTATTATATGTTTCAAGAGCCATAATTCCGCAAATGTTGGAAAGAAAAAAAGGGCATATCATAAATTTAAGTTCGATTGCTGGAAAACAAACCTATGCAAACGGTGCCGTTTATTGTGCTTCAAAAAAAGCAGTGGAAGCTATAAGCGAAGGGATGAGGCTTGACTTAACCGAACACGGAATCAAAATAACCAATATCGCGCCGGGCGCAGTTGCGACAGAATTTTCGGAAGTTCGATTTAAAGGAGATAAAGAAAAAGCACAAAAAGTTTATGAAGGCTACGACCCATTATTAGCGGAAGATATAGCCGATTTTATTTCTTATGCCGTCAACGCTCCAGATAGAGTAACCATTGCCGATGTAACAATATACTCTAAAGCCCAATCTGCACCTACAATGATTTATAAAAAATAA